A portion of the Paucilactobacillus hokkaidonensis JCM 18461 genome contains these proteins:
- a CDS encoding SDR family oxidoreductase: MNKLDGKVAIITGASSGFGRGTAIAFAKEGCSLVLTARREERLQEVVNVCEQFGAKAVYYAGNAIKEQTAIETVKLAVATFGKVDILINNAGIGRTLSLTETSMEDYDLIMDSNVRSAFSFTKNAVPDMLKRNDGQIIMVSSVTGIVGHADEAAYSCSKFALRGFGQALDKELLDKGIRTCVFCPHAGATEFEVGYGRTKKGVAESGFLTPEDVGQALLSVCTQTKNSRIVELRLASNNVEY; encoded by the coding sequence ATGAATAAATTAGACGGCAAGGTTGCTATTATCACTGGTGCCAGTTCTGGATTTGGTCGTGGCACAGCGATAGCATTTGCTAAAGAGGGCTGCAGCCTAGTTTTAACTGCTAGAAGAGAAGAACGTCTGCAAGAGGTTGTTAATGTATGCGAACAGTTCGGTGCCAAAGCAGTATATTATGCTGGAAATGCAATAAAAGAACAAACTGCTATCGAAACAGTTAAACTTGCAGTTGCAACTTTTGGAAAAGTTGATATTTTAATAAACAATGCCGGAATTGGTCGCACTCTTTCACTCACTGAAACATCAATGGAAGACTATGATTTAATCATGGATTCTAATGTTAGAAGTGCATTTTCATTCACTAAAAATGCCGTTCCAGACATGTTAAAAAGAAACGATGGTCAAATTATAATGGTCTCTTCGGTTACCGGAATTGTTGGCCACGCGGATGAAGCTGCGTACTCCTGTAGTAAATTTGCCCTACGGGGTTTCGGACAAGCTTTAGATAAAGAATTACTTGATAAGGGAATACGAACTTGTGTCTTTTGTCCTCATGCCGGTGCAACGGAATTTGAAGTTGGATATGGCAGAACCAAGAAAGGTGTTGCTGAATCTGGCTTCTTAACACCAGAAGATGTTGGACAAGCACTTTTAAGTGTTTGCACGCAAACAAAGAATTCACGCATTGTTGAATTAAGACTTGCTTCAAATAACGTTGAATATTAG
- a CDS encoding sugar O-acetyltransferase, whose product MTELEKLMAGEEYCFLDPKIAERKARAARLCQEFNQISSTDPQKQTSKIREILGSTGDRVSVQANFNCDYGKNIHVGEDFLSNYNLTILDIAPVNIGHNVMIGPNVDIYTVNHPMTAAGRRHYLAKASPVTIGNDVWIGGKVAVMPGVTIGNNVIIAAGAVVTKDIPDNTLVGGVPAIKIKSL is encoded by the coding sequence ATGACAGAATTAGAGAAATTAATGGCTGGAGAAGAATATTGTTTTTTGGATCCTAAGATTGCTGAGAGAAAAGCGCGCGCAGCAAGACTATGTCAGGAATTTAATCAGATTTCATCAACGGACCCACAAAAGCAAACTAGTAAAATTAGAGAAATTTTAGGATCAACAGGAGATCGAGTTTCAGTTCAAGCCAATTTTAATTGTGATTATGGTAAGAATATTCATGTTGGAGAGGATTTCCTCAGTAACTATAATTTAACGATTCTAGATATTGCACCTGTTAATATTGGTCATAATGTCATGATTGGACCAAATGTTGATATATATACGGTTAATCATCCAATGACAGCCGCTGGCAGACGACACTATCTGGCTAAAGCTTCACCAGTTACAATTGGTAATGATGTTTGGATTGGCGGGAAAGTTGCTGTTATGCCAGGTGTTACAATTGGCAATAATGTGATAATTGCAGCAGGAGCAGTGGTAACCAAAGATATACCAGATAATACGCTAGTAGGCGGAGTACCAGCAATAAAAATTAAATCATTATAG
- a CDS encoding MerR family transcriptional regulator, with product MNYSIGEVAQKMGTNTSTLRYYDKKGLLPFVDRDDAGRRKFKDNDFNFLEVINCLKKSGVPIKDIGKFINLCLQGDETLRERYDYLDKEENVLEIKVREMQEQLDFLRFKKWYYKTSVEAGTETIHFTPGTKFVDPSTHDQYKTALKTNNDLRQLLDLQS from the coding sequence TTGAATTATTCAATTGGTGAAGTAGCACAAAAAATGGGAACTAATACTTCCACACTAAGGTACTATGATAAAAAGGGATTGTTACCATTTGTAGATCGTGATGATGCTGGTAGAAGAAAGTTTAAAGATAATGATTTTAACTTTCTTGAAGTTATTAATTGTCTCAAGAAGAGTGGAGTACCAATTAAAGATATTGGTAAATTTATTAATTTATGTCTGCAAGGTGATGAAACACTACGTGAACGTTATGATTACTTAGATAAAGAGGAAAATGTTTTAGAAATTAAAGTACGTGAAATGCAGGAGCAGCTAGATTTTCTAAGATTTAAAAAGTGGTACTATAAAACATCCGTTGAGGCTGGAACAGAAACAATTCATTTTACACCAGGGACTAAATTTGTTGATCCAAGTACTCATGATCAATACAAAACCGCACTAAAAACAAATAATGATTTACGTCAACTGTTGGACTTGCAAAGTTAA
- a CDS encoding amino acid ABC transporter permease, with protein sequence MFDFLGKYYPLFLDGTGLTIIISIIGVALGILIGLLIVLMRLSRMSLLQWIARLYIGIVRGTPSMIQVMLIYYTLSKVLPIPQVQLLGSGLDRVIPGALALGINSGAYTAEIFRSGIISISNGQNEAGLSLGLSRQQTMFSVVLPQAIRNILPALGNEFITLIKESSVLFYIGVQEITAQALGVGGTLYDFVPPLLVAGAIYLVLTQVLSQAMQVFEKRMNSKYAY encoded by the coding sequence ATGTTTGATTTTCTAGGTAAATATTATCCGCTCTTTCTTGATGGAACGGGATTAACGATAATTATTTCAATCATTGGGGTCGCCTTAGGAATTTTGATTGGACTATTGATTGTACTGATGCGGTTATCACGAATGTCATTGCTACAATGGATTGCACGATTATATATTGGAATTGTGCGGGGAACCCCTTCGATGATTCAAGTCATGTTGATCTATTACACACTGTCAAAGGTTTTGCCGATTCCACAGGTGCAGTTATTGGGATCAGGGTTAGACCGGGTAATTCCTGGGGCACTAGCGTTAGGAATTAATTCAGGCGCTTATACGGCTGAGATATTTCGTTCTGGCATTATCTCAATTTCAAATGGACAAAATGAAGCGGGACTTTCATTGGGACTGAGCCGGCAGCAAACAATGTTTTCAGTGGTTTTGCCACAGGCAATTCGAAACATTTTACCAGCATTAGGAAATGAGTTCATTACACTAATTAAAGAGTCGTCAGTTTTGTTTTATATCGGAGTTCAAGAGATTACGGCACAGGCACTGGGAGTTGGCGGAACACTGTACGATTTCGTCCCACCACTATTGGTTGCAGGAGCGATTTATTTGGTACTAACTCAAGTACTGTCGCAAGCAATGCAAGTGTTTGAAAAACGAATGAATAGTAAATATGCTTATTAA
- a CDS encoding transporter substrate-binding domain-containing protein yields the protein MRKWMKKSWLVSLGLVMVLSIGLSGCGSSNADNSVKKIKDKKTLVVGTSADYAPFEFPIVKNGKKQITGYDILIAQKIADDMGVKLKIENTEFSSLISDLKGDKVDLILSGMTSTPARKKQVAFSKSYYTVNNYLLVKKSDANKYNTVADTKGAQIGAQQSSTQEQIAKKQTKGNIVTEGMVTSLTTELQEGKLDGVVVESEIADNYVKNYPDKYVKAKVKLTTPASQSKINVAGRTGDKKLMKQVNKTITKLQKNGDMDKLLNKAEKTQTKYGTAK from the coding sequence ATGAGAAAATGGATGAAAAAGAGTTGGTTGGTTTCACTGGGGTTGGTCATGGTGCTTTCGATCGGATTATCAGGCTGTGGCAGTTCAAATGCAGATAATAGTGTTAAGAAGATTAAGGATAAGAAAACGTTAGTGGTGGGCACGAGCGCGGATTATGCGCCATTTGAATTTCCAATTGTTAAAAATGGTAAGAAACAAATTACTGGTTACGATATTTTGATTGCTCAAAAGATTGCTGATGACATGGGTGTGAAATTGAAGATTGAAAACACTGAGTTTTCATCGTTAATCTCGGATCTAAAAGGTGACAAAGTCGATTTAATTTTGTCCGGAATGACATCAACGCCTGCACGTAAGAAACAGGTAGCATTTTCAAAGAGTTACTACACGGTTAATAACTATCTGTTAGTTAAAAAATCCGATGCTAATAAATATAATACGGTTGCTGATACAAAGGGTGCTCAAATTGGAGCACAGCAATCTTCAACTCAAGAACAAATTGCTAAGAAGCAGACTAAAGGAAACATCGTGACCGAGGGAATGGTTACTAGTCTTACTACTGAATTGCAAGAAGGAAAACTGGATGGTGTGGTAGTAGAAAGCGAGATTGCCGATAACTATGTGAAAAACTATCCTGATAAATACGTTAAAGCAAAGGTTAAATTAACTACTCCGGCGTCACAAAGTAAAATCAATGTAGCTGGGCGGACAGGTGATAAAAAGCTGATGAAACAGGTAAACAAGACAATTACTAAATTACAGAAAAACGGCGATATGGATAAATTGTTAAATAAGGCAGAAAAGACCCAAACGAAGTATGGTACTGCTAAATAA